One segment of Saprospiraceae bacterium DNA contains the following:
- a CDS encoding M23 family metallopeptidase: MRNFCLKWLIGSALVLPALSFDNPGIAPPPDPEVAMAAYPKDYFMAPVATTPMRLTGTFGELRSDHFHSGIDINGTLGQSVFAAADGYVQRVRVQAGGYGNVIYIKHPNGYSTVYAHLDRFASDIQQFVKETQYKRERFEVDLYPSENQFRVRKGQEIGKLGNSGSSTGPHLHFEIRKSGSNKALNPLLFSMPINDKTPPEIRDMKVYFLNDKREVMTSKPLPLMRRKDGTVGVEGDTVSFGAWRVGFGVKAYDRQTGQRNDNGIYTLTLHADGLQVYQWRMDELDFDETRYMNAHIDYSARKRYGAWFHRCFILPGDRLSNYTRTETFGAVALSKDKPVRINLRITDASGNASTLMFWVKRDENMETIVGQPYQFELPWDADSRIDLEDFFMALPKGSLYEKLQFQYKTSTDGSKGMHSSVHHLHDNQTPVHRYFELGIRPYNLPPELRNKAVVALCGEGRPASCGGAWRGEYLTTKVRQFGDYCVMVDDEPPTITPVVFDSDMRRKNTMSFRIRDNFAIGSNADHLSYRGTVDGKWVLFEYDRKRDRLTHTFDGRIGTGEHLLRLAVKDDRGNETVLERKFLR; encoded by the coding sequence ATGCGGAATTTTTGCTTGAAATGGCTGATAGGCAGCGCGTTGGTGCTCCCGGCGCTGTCGTTCGACAACCCCGGCATCGCTCCCCCACCCGACCCTGAGGTAGCAATGGCCGCCTATCCGAAGGATTATTTTATGGCTCCCGTGGCCACCACGCCGATGCGCCTGACCGGCACCTTTGGCGAGTTGCGCTCCGACCATTTTCACTCTGGCATTGACATCAACGGGACGCTCGGCCAATCAGTGTTTGCTGCCGCCGATGGTTATGTGCAGCGGGTGCGGGTGCAGGCTGGCGGCTATGGCAACGTGATTTACATCAAACATCCCAACGGCTATTCGACCGTGTATGCGCACCTCGACCGTTTTGCTTCCGACATCCAACAATTCGTGAAGGAAACGCAGTACAAACGCGAGCGGTTTGAGGTGGATTTATACCCCTCCGAAAATCAGTTCCGCGTGAGAAAAGGGCAAGAAATCGGCAAGTTGGGCAATTCGGGCAGTTCCACAGGCCCCCATTTGCATTTTGAAATCCGCAAATCCGGCTCCAACAAGGCGCTGAACCCCCTCCTGTTCAGCATGCCCATCAACGACAAAACCCCGCCCGAAATCCGCGACATGAAGGTGTATTTCCTCAACGACAAACGCGAGGTGATGACCAGCAAACCACTGCCCCTCATGCGTCGAAAAGACGGCACCGTGGGCGTGGAAGGCGACACGGTCAGTTTTGGCGCATGGCGCGTCGGCTTTGGGGTGAAGGCCTACGACCGCCAGACCGGGCAACGCAACGACAACGGCATCTACACCCTGACGCTCCACGCCGACGGGCTGCAAGTATATCAGTGGCGTATGGACGAACTCGACTTCGACGAGACGCGCTACATGAATGCCCACATTGACTACAGCGCCCGAAAACGCTACGGCGCGTGGTTTCACAGGTGTTTCATCCTGCCCGGCGACCGCCTTTCCAACTACACACGCACCGAGACCTTCGGGGCAGTGGCACTCTCGAAAGACAAACCCGTCAGAATCAACCTGCGCATCACGGATGCCAGCGGCAATGCCTCCACCCTTATGTTTTGGGTAAAACGCGACGAAAACATGGAAACCATCGTCGGCCAACCTTATCAATTTGAATTGCCATGGGATGCTGACAGCCGCATTGACCTCGAGGATTTTTTCATGGCGCTGCCCAAAGGCTCGCTGTACGAAAAATTACAGTTCCAATACAAAACCTCCACCGACGGTAGCAAGGGTATGCACTCTTCGGTGCATCACTTGCACGACAATCAAACCCCTGTGCATCGGTATTTTGAGCTTGGCATAAGGCCATACAACCTGCCGCCCGAATTGCGCAACAAAGCCGTCGTCGCGCTCTGTGGCGAAGGCCGCCCAGCCAGCTGCGGCGGTGCTTGGCGTGGCGAATACCTGACAACGAAAGTGCGGCAGTTCGGCGACTATTGCGTGATGGTGGACGACGAGCCGCCCACCATCACGCCCGTCGTGTTCGACAGTGATATGCGTCGCAAAAACACCATGTCGTTCCGCATACGCGACAACTTCGCCATTGGCAGCAACGCCGACCACCTCAGCTATCGCGGCACCGTGGATGGCAAGTGGGTGCTTTTCGAGTACGACCGCAAGCGCGACCGACTCACCCATACATTCGACGGGCGCATCGGCACGGGGGAGCATCTGCTGCGCTTGGCAGTAAAAGATGACAGAGGCAACGAGACAGTGCTCGAACGAAAGTTCCTGCGATAA
- a CDS encoding HYR domain-containing protein yields the protein MSRLLLLCLLAGFAVFTNGLPLSAKNVFDPPIFASSLSDTIPPTIECPPSVTLTLGNPSQCDTMYSYTVTADDDQPGFLLIQLNGLASGSAFQIGSTVNSFLVTDLSANTATCSFTVTVVQPAGGGPLLCKDTVVVELGANCAKAVLPEEGLLPPFGCLGNYRVDIDRVPPYGNGPWVPANLMFSDVGNLIAFRVVDESVGNSCFGRLRTLDPKPILSCSPVIVHCGMSNLDPYFLRDSLGLAAGVPQVMDNCPGVTLSYIDFSEDLPCDPLTDISGLVTRFWTATDSSGNTATCQHTIVRQRSFAGIQFPEDVTVSCSLKDSIFSTGLPVLLAGNYEFNLWPTSFCEFEIQFFDTLLVSDCNNGAQYARTWKVFDLCDPISATNPYSGVQLINFVDNSGPKLTCDSSVIISATTLNCLADVDLPDVLVSDDCSPVVAVTAFWTDGLNIDSLDGTIFGNSLAVLDTAFNFPSGATTNLLYVATDNCGNSGTCQIALTVWDMSPPEALCVSAMTVALSENGSFSLAASALDSLSGDSCSLNLSFKVRRALANECQDNSVFGDAALFCCADIGDTVELTLRVYDVPLPNGPVVPIFAEGQFSECVVQVVVLDTLPTSCIAPPDVEVSCTSFDTTFAAYSLPMLSCGVDSLEVSLDYTDFDSLCTSGVIVRTFIVFDQNGNSTSCAHQIEVEAVQEYFIKLPDDVVVTVCNPAGFYGEPTFLNNGCGLLIATYEDEVVNVVPDACFRIDRTWTIRNTCNYDPDGPVTVIPNPEPNATANHPNNLAGPIVSAAGTPDPWAPSLVAVAPGQTPTDFSVFWNADANAYRYKQTIKIVDNQKPIITNCPTEALTFGDTTTNDPLLWNQSYWNDPLTNLNDVPEAEVTLSISASDDCTGAGVSTTYLLFLDLDGNGSKETVVSSNNPPAPGTINYNNINTPNYSGGTPRTFDGRNLPPAQIYRWAVHHEISGSTRTSSVQWKTQGQLPTPGSPFGSPGESPQLPYGTHSIRWVVNDVCGNETICEYEFTVKDTQAPVVECADTLSFEITSFDIPIMLTALTALNSAEDNHTPPQLLHFGMRKVGAGSGFPEDATGNPIDTLLFDCSQLGTHDLEVWAKDRSNNTSSCTLTVHITDADSSCTPDLLTVAGNLLVSNTAVTLNATPPSGPPATLMATSDNQGNFKFENAIRAGTNYTVKPFNDENHLNGVSTFDLVLISRHILGLEELDTPYKIIAADANKNNAVTTFDVVEIRKLILGIYDKFPDNTSWRFVNKAFNFPDPKNPFFVPFPENITRNGVTEDQLNDDFEPVKVGDVNNSALYNDDDFASSDDRTEHAPLFFEVTNRAVEAGETFTVLFKASEQVSGYQFTLNTQGLETVNILPGEGMNLGNFARFDDAVTTSVENGALEFAIAFHARQPGLLSDMLSISSRITRAEGYKLEGRAGHYLNPLLRFDDGTISKIGFELYQNQPNPFRDRTLIGFHLPEGCDATLSIFDETGRLLHTQTATYSPGYHAVPIEKSRLGSGVLYYKLDTPTESATRKMVILTP from the coding sequence ATGAGCCGTTTACTACTCCTGTGCCTATTGGCAGGTTTTGCTGTTTTTACCAATGGGCTGCCGCTTTCCGCCAAGAATGTTTTTGACCCACCGATTTTTGCCTCCAGTCTTTCGGATACGATACCACCCACCATTGAATGTCCTCCGAGTGTCACCCTCACACTTGGCAACCCCAGTCAGTGCGACACTATGTATAGTTACACGGTGACCGCCGACGATGACCAGCCAGGCTTTCTGCTTATTCAATTGAATGGCCTTGCTTCGGGTAGCGCCTTTCAGATTGGCTCGACGGTCAATAGTTTCCTCGTGACTGACCTTTCGGCCAACACCGCCACCTGTTCTTTCACGGTGACGGTGGTGCAGCCGGCAGGCGGCGGGCCTCTTTTATGCAAGGACACGGTCGTGGTCGAGTTGGGTGCCAACTGCGCGAAGGCGGTGCTGCCGGAGGAGGGTTTGCTGCCTCCGTTTGGTTGCTTGGGAAATTATCGGGTGGACATTGACAGGGTGCCTCCTTATGGCAACGGCCCGTGGGTGCCTGCCAATCTGATGTTTAGCGATGTTGGCAATTTGATTGCCTTTCGGGTGGTGGATGAAAGTGTCGGCAATTCGTGCTTTGGCAGGTTAAGAACCCTTGACCCTAAGCCCATCTTGTCTTGCTCGCCCGTCATCGTGCACTGCGGCATGAGCAATCTCGACCCTTATTTTCTCCGCGACAGCCTCGGCCTCGCCGCCGGGGTGCCTCAGGTGATGGACAACTGCCCCGGCGTCACATTGTCGTATATTGACTTTTCGGAGGACTTGCCCTGCGACCCGCTCACCGATATCAGTGGCTTGGTGACGCGATTCTGGACGGCGACCGATTCGAGTGGCAACACAGCTACTTGCCAGCACACCATCGTGCGCCAACGCTCTTTCGCGGGCATCCAATTCCCAGAGGATGTGACCGTGAGCTGTAGTTTGAAAGACAGTATTTTTTCCACAGGTCTTCCCGTGCTGTTGGCCGGCAACTACGAGTTCAATCTGTGGCCCACTTCTTTTTGCGAGTTTGAAATTCAATTTTTCGACACGCTGCTGGTCTCGGATTGCAACAACGGCGCACAATACGCGCGCACATGGAAGGTCTTTGACCTGTGCGACCCTATTTCGGCGACCAATCCTTACTCGGGTGTTCAACTCATCAATTTCGTGGACAATAGCGGGCCCAAACTCACTTGCGACTCCAGTGTCATCATCAGCGCAACCACGCTCAATTGTTTGGCGGACGTGGATTTGCCGGATGTCCTCGTCAGCGATGATTGTTCGCCAGTGGTAGCTGTCACCGCGTTTTGGACCGACGGGCTCAACATAGACTCGTTGGATGGGACTATATTCGGCAACTCTCTTGCAGTGCTCGACACGGCCTTCAACTTTCCCTCTGGCGCTACCACCAACTTGCTTTATGTCGCTACCGACAATTGTGGCAACTCGGGCACTTGCCAAATTGCGCTGACGGTGTGGGATATGTCGCCCCCAGAGGCGCTATGCGTGAGTGCAATGACGGTTGCCTTGTCTGAAAACGGTTCATTTTCGTTGGCGGCGAGCGCACTCGACTCCTTGTCGGGCGATTCTTGCAGCTTGAACCTTTCCTTCAAAGTGCGCCGCGCATTGGCCAATGAGTGTCAGGACAACAGCGTGTTCGGGGATGCCGCGCTGTTCTGTTGTGCCGATATTGGCGACACGGTAGAACTCACGCTCCGAGTGTACGATGTGCCGCTTCCCAACGGACCAGTGGTGCCGATTTTTGCCGAAGGTCAATTCAGCGAGTGCGTGGTTCAAGTGGTGGTGCTCGACACGCTACCCACTTCTTGCATCGCTCCGCCCGACGTGGAGGTGAGTTGCACCAGTTTCGACACCACCTTCGCGGCATATAGCTTGCCCATGTTGTCGTGTGGGGTTGATTCGCTTGAAGTATCGCTCGATTACACAGACTTTGATTCGCTCTGCACGAGCGGGGTGATTGTGCGCACGTTTATTGTGTTTGACCAGAATGGCAACAGCACCTCGTGCGCGCACCAGATAGAAGTGGAGGCAGTGCAAGAGTATTTCATCAAATTGCCCGACGACGTGGTGGTGACGGTTTGCAATCCGGCGGGTTTCTATGGCGAACCCACGTTTTTGAATAATGGCTGTGGGCTTTTGATTGCCACTTATGAAGACGAGGTGGTCAATGTGGTGCCCGATGCTTGTTTCAGGATTGACAGAACTTGGACCATCCGAAACACCTGCAACTACGACCCCGATGGCCCTGTCACCGTCATACCGAACCCTGAACCAAACGCAACGGCCAACCATCCCAACAATTTGGCAGGCCCCATCGTGTCGGCCGCTGGAACACCCGACCCGTGGGCGCCCAGTCTCGTAGCCGTCGCACCCGGCCAGACCCCCACTGATTTTTCCGTCTTCTGGAATGCCGATGCCAATGCTTACCGGTATAAGCAAACCATCAAAATCGTTGACAACCAGAAACCCATCATCACAAACTGCCCCACAGAGGCGCTCACTTTTGGCGATACAACCACCAACGACCCGCTGCTTTGGAACCAATCATACTGGAACGACCCGCTGACAAATCTGAACGATGTGCCAGAAGCGGAGGTAACGTTATCCATCTCGGCCAGCGATGACTGCACGGGAGCAGGCGTGAGTACCACATACTTGCTTTTTTTGGATTTGGATGGAAACGGGAGCAAGGAAACCGTTGTCAGCAGCAACAACCCGCCAGCACCGGGCACCATCAACTATAACAACATCAATACCCCAAACTATTCAGGCGGCACCCCAAGGACTTTTGACGGGCGCAACTTGCCGCCGGCCCAAATATATCGCTGGGCGGTACACCACGAAATATCTGGCTCGACGCGCACATCCAGCGTGCAGTGGAAGACACAGGGGCAATTGCCTACCCCCGGCAGCCCGTTCGGTTCGCCAGGCGAATCGCCGCAGTTGCCCTACGGCACCCATTCGATAAGATGGGTTGTAAATGATGTGTGCGGCAACGAGACCATTTGTGAGTATGAATTCACCGTGAAAGACACGCAAGCACCCGTCGTCGAATGTGCAGACACGCTGAGTTTTGAAATCACCTCGTTCGACATACCGATTATGCTGACGGCATTGACGGCGCTCAATTCCGCAGAGGACAACCACACGCCGCCACAGTTGCTCCATTTCGGTATGCGCAAGGTCGGGGCTGGCTCGGGTTTCCCCGAAGACGCAACCGGCAATCCGATTGACACCCTCTTGTTCGACTGTTCCCAATTGGGCACTCACGACCTCGAAGTATGGGCCAAAGACCGCTCCAACAACACTTCTTCCTGCACACTTACCGTACACATCACCGACGCGGACAGCTCCTGCACACCTGACCTACTGACCGTAGCGGGCAACCTCTTGGTCAGCAACACCGCTGTGACACTCAATGCCACACCCCCATCCGGCCCTCCGGCGACGCTCATGGCGACATCGGACAATCAAGGCAATTTTAAATTTGAAAATGCCATCCGCGCCGGAACCAACTACACGGTGAAACCATTCAACGACGAAAACCACCTCAACGGCGTTTCGACTTTTGACTTGGTCCTGATTTCGCGGCATATTCTTGGTCTGGAAGAATTGGACACGCCCTACAAAATCATCGCCGCCGATGCCAACAAGAACAACGCCGTCACCACCTTCGACGTGGTGGAAATCAGGAAACTCATCCTCGGCATCTACGACAAGTTTCCCGACAACACTTCTTGGCGATTTGTGAACAAGGCTTTCAATTTCCCCGACCCGAAAAACCCGTTCTTCGTGCCATTCCCCGAAAACATCACGCGCAACGGTGTGACCGAAGACCAACTCAACGACGATTTTGAGCCAGTGAAAGTGGGCGACGTGAACAACTCCGCACTCTACAACGACGACGATTTCGCCTCGTCGGACGACCGCACCGAACATGCTCCCTTGTTCTTTGAGGTGACAAACCGCGCCGTGGAGGCCGGGGAAACATTCACCGTCCTGTTCAAGGCATCGGAGCAGGTGTCGGGCTATCAATTCACGCTCAACACGCAGGGATTGGAAACCGTCAACATCCTGCCGGGCGAAGGCATGAACCTCGGTAATTTTGCGCGCTTCGATGACGCAGTGACCACTTCCGTCGAAAACGGGGCTTTGGAATTCGCCATTGCCTTTCATGCGCGGCAGCCAGGCTTGCTGAGTGACATGCTCTCTATTTCCAGCCGTATCACCCGTGCGGAAGGCTACAAATTGGAAGGCCGAGCAGGTCATTACCTCAATCCGCTTTTGCGCTTCGACGATGGCACAATTTCCAAAATCGGCTTTGAATTGTATCAAAACCAACCCAATCCTTTCCGCGACCGCACGCTCATCGGTTTCCATTTGCCCGAAGGCTGCGACGCGACCCTGAGCATTTTCGACGAGACGGGGCGTTTGTTGCACACTCAAACAGCCACCTATTCACCCGGCTACCACGCTGTTCCCATCGAAAAGAGTAGATTGGGCAGCGGTGTGCTCTACTACAAATTGGACACGCCCACCGAGAGTGCCACTCGCAAAATGGTCATTCTTACACCTTGA